CAACCGGTCGAAAGGGCGTCCGTACGCCGAACGCTGCGCCCAGATCACCAGGTCCACAGGAATGCCTAACGGTAGCACGACCGTCCGTACGAGTTCCCGCAGCCGCCGTTTCAGCGTGTTGCGTGCCACGGCATCATGGCCATAGCGCGGCACGACCACCCCGGCTCGTGGGCGCGCATGAGGGGAAGCACTCACCCGAACCAGTAGTGCGCTCGTTCGGAGAGCCTTCCCCTCAAGTCGAATCCGCTCGAGGTCTGCACCGCGCGTCAGGCGACTCGCGCGCGCAAACCGGCGGTGGCTAGGCGGCCGCGTACTTCGACGGCAGTT
This genomic interval from Gemmatimonadota bacterium contains the following:
- a CDS encoding ribonuclease P protein component, whose translation is MTRGADLERIRLEGKALRTSALLVRVSASPHARPRAGVVVPRYGHDAVARNTLKRRLRELVRTVVLPLGIPVDLVIWAQRSAYGRPFDRLRDDVEQLVPKLQRLDPRRDAACDT